The Brachybacterium huguangmaarense genome contains a region encoding:
- a CDS encoding Nramp family divalent metal transporter — translation MDDLSSTTDAPCPAAVASTPASTGAASTPASTAAPAPASREPDRAPGTTTGPGPRGRRGSVVRLLGPAFVAAIAYVDPGNIAANMSAGARYGYLLLWVLVVANAMAVLVQYLSAKLGAVTGRSLAEVLGERLGRRARLVYWAQAELVAAATDVAEVIGGAIALQILFGVPLVPGGVLVGVVSMLLLAVQSRRGQRAFEHVVIAFLALITVGFLSGLVLDPPDPGALAEGLLPRFHGPDTVVLAASMLGATVMPHAIYLHSGLVRDRHGGGGSPARIRRLLRATRWDVVLSLLVAGSVNIAMLVLAAEALPGVPGTDTIEGAHHAIAQASGPVIATLFGVGLLASGLASTSVGAYAGAQIMEGLLHVRVPLLIRRAVTLVPALALLAIGAEPTWTLVLSQVMLSIGIPFALVPLVVLTSRRALMGDFANGRPMRLAAAMVALAIIALNVALVVLTALGLG, via the coding sequence ATGGACGACCTGAGCAGCACGACGGACGCGCCCTGCCCCGCGGCCGTGGCCTCCACGCCCGCTTCGACCGGCGCTGCCTCCACGCCCGCTTCGACCGCCGCGCCCGCTCCGGCCTCACGCGAGCCCGACCGCGCCCCGGGCACCACCACGGGCCCTGGTCCGCGCGGACGCCGCGGCTCGGTCGTGCGCCTGCTGGGGCCCGCCTTCGTCGCCGCCATCGCCTACGTGGACCCCGGCAACATCGCCGCCAACATGAGCGCGGGAGCCCGGTACGGCTACCTGCTGCTGTGGGTGCTCGTCGTGGCCAACGCGATGGCCGTGCTCGTCCAGTACCTCTCGGCGAAGCTCGGCGCCGTGACCGGACGCAGCCTCGCCGAGGTGCTCGGCGAGCGGCTCGGCCGCCGCGCCCGGCTGGTCTACTGGGCCCAGGCGGAGCTCGTCGCCGCCGCGACCGACGTCGCCGAGGTGATCGGTGGCGCGATCGCCCTGCAGATCCTGTTCGGGGTGCCGCTCGTGCCGGGCGGCGTCCTCGTCGGCGTCGTCTCGATGCTGCTCCTCGCCGTGCAGAGCCGTCGCGGTCAGCGCGCCTTCGAGCACGTCGTCATCGCGTTCCTCGCCCTCATCACCGTCGGCTTCCTGTCGGGGCTCGTGCTCGACCCGCCCGATCCCGGCGCCCTGGCCGAGGGTCTGCTTCCGCGCTTCCACGGCCCCGACACCGTGGTCCTGGCCGCGAGCATGCTCGGCGCGACCGTCATGCCCCACGCGATCTACCTGCACTCGGGGCTCGTGCGGGACCGGCACGGCGGGGGCGGCTCTCCCGCGAGGATCCGGCGCCTGCTGCGCGCCACCCGCTGGGACGTGGTGCTGTCCCTGCTCGTGGCGGGCTCGGTCAACATCGCGATGCTCGTCCTGGCAGCGGAGGCGCTCCCCGGCGTGCCCGGCACGGACACCATCGAGGGCGCGCACCATGCGATCGCGCAGGCCTCCGGGCCCGTCATCGCGACCCTCTTCGGCGTCGGCCTGCTCGCCTCGGGTCTCGCCTCCACCTCGGTCGGGGCGTACGCCGGGGCGCAGATCATGGAGGGACTGCTGCACGTCCGCGTGCCCCTCCTGATCCGCCGTGCCGTGACGCTCGTGCCCGCCCTCGCCCTGCTCGCGATCGGCGCCGAGCCCACGTGGACCCTCGTGCTCAGCCAGGTCATGCTGAGCATCGGCATCCCCTTCGCGCTCGTGCCGCTCGTGGTCCTCACCAGCCGCCGCGCCCTCATGGGCGACTTCGCCAACGGCCGGCCGATGCGCCTCGCGGCGGCGATGGTGGCCCTCGCGATCATCGCCCTCAACGTCGCCCTCGTGGTGCTCACGGCCCTCGGCCTGGGGTGA
- a CDS encoding mismatch-specific DNA-glycosylase, whose amino-acid sequence MRPTPADLQAARGAVIDDLLPEPLRLLVVGINPGLWTGATGAHFARPGNRFYPALAAAGITDWLVDPAEGYREEDLAHLRAIGLGITNLARRATARADELTDDELRDGARRLVDTVRERRPGAVAVAGITAYRTAFGVRSARQGRQQSWPASALELAEQGPPGGRAALEATPLFVVPNPSGLNAHATIPTLARDYREAADAAGMETFPPRA is encoded by the coding sequence ATGCGCCCCACCCCTGCAGACCTCCAGGCCGCCCGCGGCGCGGTCATCGACGACCTCCTCCCCGAGCCGCTGCGACTGCTCGTCGTGGGCATCAACCCGGGGCTGTGGACCGGTGCGACGGGCGCCCACTTCGCCCGCCCGGGGAACCGCTTCTACCCGGCGCTCGCCGCGGCCGGGATCACCGACTGGCTCGTCGATCCCGCCGAGGGCTACCGCGAGGAGGACCTCGCCCACCTGCGCGCGATCGGGCTGGGCATCACCAACCTCGCGCGTCGTGCGACGGCCCGGGCCGACGAGCTCACGGACGACGAGCTGCGCGACGGCGCGCGACGCCTGGTCGACACCGTGCGGGAGCGGCGGCCCGGTGCCGTCGCGGTCGCCGGGATCACCGCTTACCGGACCGCCTTCGGCGTGCGCTCGGCCCGCCAGGGCCGGCAGCAGAGCTGGCCGGCGAGCGCGCTCGAGCTCGCCGAGCAGGGCCCTCCCGGCGGTCGCGCCGCCCTCGAGGCCACCCCGCTGTTCGTCGTGCCCAATCCGAGCGGGCTCAACGCCCATGCGACCATCCCGACCCTCGCCCGCGACTATCGGGAGGCGGCCGACGCGGCGGGCATGGAGACCTTCCCGCCGCGCGCCTGA
- a CDS encoding peptidylprolyl isomerase produces MFATLHTNLGDIRLELFEANAPKTVDNFVGLARGTREFTDPESGQKVSRPFYDGVVFHRVIDSFMIQGGDPLGTGTGGPGYTFDDEISEKNFNEPYMLAMANAGKRMNAITGRPSGTNGSQFFITVAPTQYLHGKHTVFGQVADEESKKVVDAIATVETDRRDRPVDDVVIESVEIED; encoded by the coding sequence ATGTTCGCAACTCTGCACACCAATCTCGGCGACATCCGTCTGGAGCTGTTCGAGGCCAACGCTCCCAAGACCGTCGACAACTTCGTGGGCCTCGCCCGGGGCACCCGTGAGTTCACCGATCCCGAGAGCGGCCAGAAGGTCTCCCGTCCGTTCTACGACGGCGTGGTCTTCCACCGTGTGATCGACTCCTTCATGATCCAGGGCGGTGACCCGCTGGGCACCGGCACGGGCGGCCCGGGCTACACCTTCGACGACGAGATCTCCGAGAAGAACTTCAACGAGCCCTACATGCTCGCGATGGCGAACGCCGGCAAGCGCATGAACGCGATCACCGGCCGTCCCTCGGGTACCAACGGCTCGCAGTTCTTCATCACCGTCGCCCCCACCCAGTACCTGCACGGCAAGCACACCGTCTTCGGGCAGGTCGCCGACGAGGAGTCGAAGAAGGTCGTCGACGCGATCGCCACGGTCGAGACCGATCGGCGCGACCGTCCGGTCGACGACGTCGTGATCGAGTCCGTCGAGATCGAGGACTGA
- a CDS encoding rhomboid family intramembrane serine protease, translating into MSRPSYGYGADDCSRPRPSYGYSGPDEPPGSADPTGPAIEGGSEAPEERYGQVPRPVGSDRGQDAGGADDGYGAQSGAYGASGPEDVPVCPRHPDRVAYVRCQRCHRPACPECQRPAAVGILCVDCARDIERQQRQSAPRTAMGGRTSTERPVVTIAIIAVCVVLYLGQMLGGGVVDQLLTFAPFRALAMPWTFITSGFLHASVPHILLNMMALWFIGPHLERTMGRWRFASVYLVSVIAGHVAVLLMASPMSPAWFGGTVGASGGIFGLFGSLFVVNRRMGLQSGQVLVLIALNLVITFLYPHISWQGHLGGLVLGTATTALLFATRPRASAGSDRAALARRSALIHGGVIACAVLLCLLLIVVKVAIAPPGVFGVL; encoded by the coding sequence ATGAGCCGCCCCTCCTACGGCTACGGCGCCGACGACTGCTCCCGACCCCGTCCCTCCTACGGCTACTCGGGCCCTGACGAGCCCCCTGGCTCGGCCGATCCGACAGGTCCTGCGATCGAGGGCGGCTCCGAGGCACCGGAGGAGCGGTACGGGCAGGTCCCCCGCCCCGTCGGGAGCGACCGCGGGCAGGACGCCGGGGGAGCGGACGACGGCTACGGCGCCCAGAGCGGCGCCTACGGCGCCTCGGGCCCCGAGGACGTGCCCGTGTGCCCGCGCCATCCCGACCGTGTGGCCTACGTGCGCTGCCAGCGCTGCCACCGTCCCGCCTGCCCCGAGTGCCAGCGCCCGGCCGCGGTCGGGATCCTGTGCGTGGACTGCGCCCGGGACATCGAGCGCCAGCAGCGCCAGTCGGCGCCGCGCACGGCGATGGGCGGCCGCACGTCCACGGAGCGGCCCGTCGTCACGATCGCGATCATCGCGGTGTGCGTCGTCCTGTACCTCGGGCAGATGCTCGGCGGCGGTGTCGTCGACCAGCTGCTCACCTTCGCGCCGTTCCGTGCCCTCGCGATGCCCTGGACCTTCATCACGAGCGGGTTCCTGCACGCCAGCGTGCCGCACATCCTGCTGAACATGATGGCGCTGTGGTTCATCGGGCCCCACCTCGAACGCACGATGGGCCGCTGGCGCTTCGCGAGCGTGTACCTCGTGTCCGTGATCGCCGGCCATGTGGCGGTGCTGCTCATGGCCAGCCCCATGAGCCCGGCATGGTTCGGGGGCACGGTGGGGGCCTCGGGCGGGATCTTCGGGCTGTTCGGCAGCCTGTTCGTCGTGAACCGACGGATGGGTCTGCAGTCGGGCCAGGTGCTCGTGCTGATCGCCCTGAACCTCGTGATCACCTTCCTCTACCCGCACATCTCCTGGCAGGGCCACCTGGGCGGTCTCGTGCTCGGGACCGCCACGACGGCGCTGCTGTTCGCCACCCGTCCGCGCGCGAGCGCAGGGTCGGACCGGGCGGCGCTGGCGCGGCGCTCGGCGCTCATCCATGGGGGCGTGATCGCCTGCGCCGTGCTGCTGTGCCTGCTGCTCATCGTGGTCAAGGTCGCGATCGCCCCGCCCGGCGTGTTCGGTGTCCTCTGA
- a CDS encoding VOC family protein gives MVSRTANFCIDAHDPHAQVAWWAQVLDDFTPDEEQSEDEAGLTGPAGRWIGFLRVPEPKTVKNRMHICVRPVDRSRDEEVERLLGLGATLVNDLRRGDEGWAVLADPEGNEFCVLTRRADEAGVLRS, from the coding sequence ATGGTCTCCCGCACCGCCAACTTCTGCATCGACGCCCACGACCCCCACGCCCAGGTGGCCTGGTGGGCGCAGGTGCTCGACGACTTCACGCCCGATGAGGAGCAGTCCGAGGACGAGGCGGGCCTGACCGGTCCCGCCGGTCGCTGGATCGGCTTCCTGCGGGTTCCCGAGCCCAAGACCGTCAAGAACCGGATGCACATCTGCGTCCGTCCCGTGGACCGGAGTCGCGACGAGGAGGTCGAGCGGCTGCTCGGCCTCGGCGCCACGCTCGTGAACGACCTGAGGCGCGGGGACGAGGGGTGGGCCGTGCTCGCCGACCCCGAGGGCAACGAGTTCTGCGTGCTCACCCGTCGGGCCGACGAGGCCGGCGTGCTCCGGAGCTGA
- a CDS encoding alpha-amylase family protein, giving the protein MSPTHARSVESDRPDPHLARSFDLRVARYGADLRRGLHACYGERADETFERVLQILAAAMAERSEDLRGLDEERLLAPDWLQDPRMLAYVAYADRFAGTLRGVEQHLDHLESLAVTHLHLMPLLDPRPGDSDGGYAVRDFRRVREDLGTMDDLAALATSLHDRGMSLELDLVLNHVAQEHDWARRARAGEERYRDYFLTYPDRTEPDRWEQTLPEVFPDFAPGNFTFDEELGRWVWTTFNAFQWDLNWANPDVFCEFVEIICFLANQGVDVLRLDAIAFTWKRLGTTCQNLPEVHHLTRALRAAARIAAPAVAFKAEAIVGPQDLIGYLGLGEHAGKVSDMAYHNSYMVQLWSALASRSTRLLEVALGKFPPKPSSTTWATYVRCHDDIGWAVTDEDAADAGLSGHAHRAFLSEFYSGAFPGSFAQGLVFQHNPATGDKRISGTLASLAGLERALGGGTGIAAAATTDAADGADPAAVHLAIDRILLLHAAMLGFGGLPLLYMGDEVALLNDDRFAEDPDHAADNRWAHRPVMPWDAVAAAEDDARGVAGPTTPAAVVLTGLRHLIAVRSSLPQLHASVESTIVPSPDHRLLILRRDHPLAPLVEVFNLSEYPVELETSVLTPIVGDHPHEAIGGHDWSLEVPRVTVRPYQALWLVGEER; this is encoded by the coding sequence ATGAGCCCGACCCACGCACGCTCCGTCGAGTCCGACCGTCCCGATCCGCATCTCGCGCGGTCCTTCGACCTGCGGGTCGCGCGCTACGGCGCCGACCTGCGACGGGGGCTGCACGCCTGCTACGGCGAGCGCGCCGACGAGACCTTCGAGCGTGTGCTGCAGATCCTGGCCGCGGCGATGGCGGAGCGCTCGGAGGACCTGCGCGGCCTGGACGAGGAGCGCCTGCTGGCTCCCGACTGGCTGCAGGACCCGCGCATGCTCGCCTACGTGGCCTATGCGGATCGCTTCGCCGGCACCCTGCGCGGCGTCGAGCAGCACCTCGACCACCTCGAGTCCCTCGCGGTCACCCACCTCCACCTCATGCCCCTGCTGGATCCCCGCCCCGGGGACAGCGACGGCGGCTACGCCGTGCGGGACTTCCGGAGGGTGCGCGAGGACCTCGGCACCATGGACGACCTGGCGGCGCTCGCCACGTCCCTGCACGACCGCGGCATGAGCCTCGAGCTCGACCTCGTGCTCAACCACGTCGCCCAGGAGCACGACTGGGCGCGCCGCGCCCGCGCCGGCGAGGAGCGCTACCGCGACTACTTCCTGACCTACCCCGACCGCACCGAGCCGGACCGATGGGAGCAGACGCTGCCCGAGGTGTTCCCCGACTTCGCCCCCGGCAACTTCACGTTCGACGAGGAGCTCGGACGCTGGGTGTGGACCACCTTCAACGCCTTCCAGTGGGACCTCAACTGGGCGAACCCCGATGTGTTCTGCGAGTTCGTCGAGATCATCTGCTTCCTCGCGAACCAGGGCGTCGACGTCCTGCGGCTCGACGCGATCGCGTTCACGTGGAAGCGCCTGGGCACCACGTGCCAGAACCTGCCCGAGGTCCACCACCTCACGCGGGCCCTGCGCGCCGCCGCCCGGATCGCCGCCCCTGCTGTCGCCTTCAAGGCCGAGGCGATCGTCGGGCCGCAGGACCTCATCGGCTACCTGGGCCTCGGCGAGCACGCGGGCAAGGTCTCGGACATGGCCTACCACAACAGCTACATGGTCCAGCTGTGGTCGGCCCTCGCCTCGCGCAGCACGCGGCTGCTCGAGGTTGCCCTCGGCAAGTTCCCGCCCAAGCCGTCGTCGACCACCTGGGCCACGTACGTGCGCTGCCACGACGACATCGGCTGGGCCGTGACCGACGAGGACGCCGCCGACGCGGGCCTCAGCGGCCACGCCCACCGGGCGTTCCTCTCGGAGTTCTACTCGGGGGCTTTCCCGGGCTCGTTCGCCCAGGGCCTCGTGTTCCAGCACAACCCCGCGACCGGCGACAAGCGCATCAGCGGCACCCTCGCCTCCCTCGCGGGCCTCGAGCGCGCCCTCGGCGGTGGCACGGGGATCGCGGCCGCCGCGACCACGGACGCGGCCGACGGCGCCGACCCCGCGGCCGTGCACCTCGCGATCGACCGGATCCTGCTGCTGCACGCCGCGATGCTCGGCTTCGGCGGCCTGCCCCTGCTCTACATGGGCGACGAGGTCGCCCTGCTCAACGACGACCGCTTCGCCGAGGACCCCGATCACGCCGCCGACAACCGCTGGGCCCACCGCCCCGTGATGCCGTGGGACGCCGTCGCCGCCGCGGAGGACGACGCCCGCGGCGTCGCGGGGCCGACCACGCCCGCCGCCGTGGTGCTCACGGGGCTGCGCCATCTCATCGCGGTGCGCTCGTCGCTCCCCCAGCTGCACGCGAGCGTCGAGTCGACGATCGTGCCGAGCCCCGACCACCGCCTCCTGATCCTGCGGCGCGACCACCCGCTCGCCCCGCTGGTGGAGGTGTTCAACCTGTCGGAGTACCCCGTCGAGCTCGAGACCTCCGTGCTCACCCCGATCGTCGGGGACCATCCCCACGAGGCGATCGGCGGCCACGACTGGTCCCTCGAGGTCCCCCGCGTCACGGTGCGCCCCTACCAGGCGCTGTGGCTGGTCGGCGAGGAGCGCTGA
- a CDS encoding TerC family protein, producing MSILVVILLVDLLLVLKRPHVPSIKECTAWIGFYVGLALVFAIAIWYLGGHQPAVEFVAGWLTEYSLSVDNLFVFLLIMGRFGVPRKYQQEVLMVGIIIALVARAIFIGVGAVAIEQFSWIFYFFGLFLLYTAWNQARGEDDEDDSETFIQRWLRKVIPVTEEFDGNKLRTRIDGKKVFTPMLLVFVTIGLTDVMFALDSIPAIFGITQSAFIVFTANLFALMGLRQLYFLLGGLVERLVYLHYGIAAILAFIGVKLIFHAIHESPLWPEDSAFGRFMHHVPEINTVVSLGFIILAMAVATIASLIWGPKGGASSQTEGGADEQEHVEA from the coding sequence ATGTCGATCCTGGTCGTCATCCTGCTGGTCGACCTGCTGCTCGTCCTCAAGCGACCGCACGTGCCGTCGATCAAGGAGTGCACGGCGTGGATCGGCTTCTACGTCGGCCTCGCGCTCGTCTTCGCCATCGCCATCTGGTACCTCGGCGGCCACCAGCCCGCCGTCGAGTTCGTCGCCGGCTGGCTGACGGAGTACTCGCTGTCGGTCGACAACCTCTTCGTGTTCCTGCTGATCATGGGCCGCTTCGGCGTGCCCCGGAAGTACCAGCAGGAAGTGCTCATGGTCGGCATCATCATCGCGCTCGTCGCGCGCGCGATCTTCATCGGGGTCGGCGCCGTCGCGATCGAGCAGTTCTCCTGGATCTTCTACTTCTTCGGCCTGTTCCTGCTCTACACCGCCTGGAACCAGGCTCGCGGCGAGGACGACGAGGACGACAGCGAGACCTTCATCCAGCGCTGGCTGCGCAAGGTCATCCCGGTGACCGAGGAGTTCGACGGCAACAAGCTGCGCACGCGCATCGACGGCAAGAAGGTCTTCACGCCGATGCTGCTCGTGTTCGTGACCATCGGCCTGACCGACGTCATGTTCGCCCTCGACTCGATCCCGGCGATCTTCGGCATCACCCAGAGCGCGTTCATCGTGTTCACCGCCAACCTGTTCGCCCTGATGGGCCTGCGTCAGCTGTACTTCCTGCTGGGCGGTCTCGTCGAACGCCTCGTGTACCTGCACTACGGCATCGCGGCGATCCTCGCCTTCATCGGTGTCAAGCTCATCTTCCACGCGATCCACGAGTCGCCGCTGTGGCCCGAGGACAGCGCATTCGGGCGGTTCATGCATCACGTGCCGGAGATCAACACCGTCGTCTCGCTCGGCTTCATCATCCTGGCGATGGCGGTCGCGACGATCGCCTCCCTCATCTGGGGCCCCAAGGGCGGCGCGAGCTCGCAGACCGAGGGCGGCGCGGACGAGCAGGAGCACGTGGAGGCCTGA
- a CDS encoding metal-dependent transcriptional regulator, with the protein MDLDDLTPVAQDYLKVIWSRTEWGAAPITTGELATRFGTSAANVTETVRRLAGQGLLEYTPYRPVRLTADGTACAVAMVRRHRLLETYLVEALGYAWDEVHDEAERLEHAASPELIDRIDAALGHPASDPHGDPIPSASGRTSLPPGALLLAEVTPPGDLRVVRVSDAEPAVLGSAHDLGLVPGGTVHVEPMPAADPSADGAAGGTAGPAALAVRPRAESDLVPVPAEVAAAVRVIPVGGEARGPSRPDRPAPRD; encoded by the coding sequence GTGGACCTCGACGACCTCACCCCCGTGGCCCAGGACTACCTCAAGGTGATCTGGAGCAGGACCGAGTGGGGCGCGGCGCCGATCACGACGGGGGAGCTCGCCACGCGCTTCGGCACGAGCGCCGCGAACGTCACCGAGACCGTGCGGCGCCTCGCCGGGCAGGGGCTGCTCGAGTACACGCCCTATCGGCCGGTGCGCCTGACGGCCGACGGCACCGCCTGCGCGGTCGCGATGGTCCGCCGTCATCGTCTTCTCGAGACCTACCTCGTCGAGGCGCTCGGCTACGCGTGGGACGAGGTGCACGACGAGGCGGAGCGGCTCGAGCACGCCGCCTCGCCCGAGCTCATCGACCGCATCGACGCCGCCCTCGGACATCCCGCGTCGGATCCCCACGGCGACCCGATCCCCTCCGCGAGCGGCCGCACCTCGCTGCCCCCCGGTGCGCTGCTCCTGGCCGAGGTCACGCCTCCCGGCGACCTCCGCGTGGTGCGGGTCTCGGACGCCGAGCCCGCCGTGCTGGGGTCCGCGCACGACCTCGGCCTCGTGCCGGGCGGCACCGTGCACGTCGAGCCGATGCCGGCCGCCGATCCCTCCGCCGACGGCGCCGCGGGTGGGACCGCAGGCCCGGCCGCGCTCGCGGTCCGCCCTCGCGCGGAATCGGACCTCGTGCCCGTTCCCGCCGAGGTGGCCGCGGCGGTCCGCGTCATCCCGGTCGGCGGCGAGGCCCGAGGCCCGTCGCGCCCCGACCGCCCCGCCCCGCGCGACTAG
- a CDS encoding class I SAM-dependent methyltransferase — MEHSASPDEHGTAARPATPDTRTAAQYWEDRYGTEHVWSGTVNATTAAVVGRLPQRSAAPGRALDLGCGEGADAIWLAEHGWDTIGVDISTTATERARLAALEAGLPDERIRFVAADLSAWAAAADDADDPSGGLLAGPFDLVTASFFHSTVELARTAILCRAAATLAPGGRLLIVSHAAPPPWAPEHDRHGHAELLDPAGELAALALDPVRWRTELAETRRRQVVDPDGRPAEIEDGVLLLRRAA, encoded by the coding sequence ATGGAGCACTCTGCCTCGCCGGACGAGCACGGCACCGCCGCGCGACCGGCCACCCCCGACACCCGCACCGCCGCCCAGTACTGGGAGGACCGGTACGGCACCGAGCACGTGTGGTCCGGCACGGTCAACGCGACCACCGCGGCCGTGGTCGGGAGGCTGCCGCAGCGGAGCGCCGCACCGGGCCGAGCCCTCGACCTCGGCTGCGGCGAGGGTGCCGACGCGATCTGGCTGGCCGAGCACGGCTGGGACACGATCGGCGTCGACATCTCCACGACCGCGACCGAGCGCGCCCGCCTCGCCGCGCTCGAGGCGGGGCTGCCCGACGAGCGCATCCGCTTCGTGGCCGCGGACCTCTCGGCCTGGGCCGCCGCCGCGGACGATGCCGACGACCCGTCGGGCGGGCTGCTCGCGGGCCCCTTCGACCTCGTCACGGCGAGCTTCTTCCACTCCACCGTGGAGCTGGCCCGCACGGCGATCCTGTGCCGCGCGGCGGCCACGCTCGCCCCGGGCGGCCGTCTGCTGATCGTCTCCCACGCGGCGCCGCCGCCCTGGGCGCCGGAGCACGACCGCCACGGCCACGCGGAGCTGCTCGACCCCGCCGGGGAGCTCGCCGCGCTGGCCCTCGACCCCGTCAGGTGGCGCACCGAGCTCGCCGAGACCCGGCGTCGACAGGTCGTGGATCCCGACGGCCGGCCCGCGGAGATCGAGGACGGCGTGCTGCTGCTCCGTCGCGCCGCCTGA
- the gluQRS gene encoding tRNA glutamyl-Q(34) synthetase GluQRS, translating into MSAGTGRGAGRYAPSPSGDLHLGNLRTAILAWVLARRSDRAFHLRVEDLDRVRPGAEERQLADLAAIGLDWDGPVVRQSERDDVYGRALEQLSAQGRVYECYCTRREILEAPSAPHTPPGAYPGTCRDLTPAERERGRARMHELRREPALRLRAEVATWRVHDLFAGEVTGGVDDVVLRRGDGVVAYNLAVVVDDAATGIDQVTRADDLLASAPRQAYLAHLLGASAPEYAHVPLAVSPSGARLAKRDGAVTLRDRLERGESAGDVVERIGASLGLTGCHAASDVLARWDPATLPREPWVVDLPA; encoded by the coding sequence GTGAGCGCCGGCACCGGCCGGGGGGCGGGACGCTACGCGCCGTCGCCGAGCGGCGACCTGCACCTGGGCAACCTGCGCACCGCGATCCTGGCGTGGGTGCTCGCCCGCCGCAGCGATCGCGCCTTCCACCTGCGCGTCGAGGACCTGGACCGGGTGCGGCCCGGCGCCGAGGAGCGCCAGCTCGCGGATCTCGCCGCGATCGGCCTCGACTGGGACGGCCCGGTCGTGCGGCAGTCCGAGCGCGACGACGTCTACGGACGGGCTCTCGAGCAGCTCTCCGCGCAGGGACGGGTCTATGAGTGCTACTGCACGCGCCGGGAGATCCTCGAGGCGCCGAGCGCCCCGCACACGCCGCCGGGCGCCTACCCGGGGACCTGCCGCGACCTGACGCCCGCCGAGCGCGAGCGGGGTCGAGCACGCATGCACGAGCTGCGGCGCGAGCCGGCCCTGCGCCTGCGCGCCGAGGTCGCGACGTGGAGGGTGCACGACTTGTTCGCGGGCGAGGTCACGGGCGGCGTCGACGACGTCGTGCTGCGTCGCGGCGACGGCGTCGTCGCGTACAACCTCGCGGTTGTCGTGGACGACGCGGCGACCGGGATAGACCAGGTGACGCGCGCCGACGACCTGCTGGCATCGGCCCCCCGCCAGGCCTATCTCGCCCACCTGCTCGGGGCCTCGGCCCCGGAGTACGCGCACGTGCCGCTCGCGGTGTCGCCGAGCGGGGCACGGCTGGCCAAGCGCGACGGGGCCGTCACGCTGCGCGATCGCCTCGAGCGCGGGGAGAGCGCCGGCGACGTCGTGGAGCGCATCGGGGCCTCGCTCGGACTGACGGGCTGCCACGCGGCGTCCGACGTGCTCGCGCGCTGGGACCCCGCGACCCTTCCCCGCGAGCCTTGGGTCGTGGACCTCCCCGCCTGA